DNA sequence from the Tachysurus fulvidraco isolate hzauxx_2018 chromosome 1, HZAU_PFXX_2.0, whole genome shotgun sequence genome:
TCCCGGTGTTCCgagttctacccctggttggagtctcgtggcctgtggtcaccctgccagggatcgatctgcatggtcagccagtgtctcatgggattctGGTGGATGGAGCGCCCAGAGAGTGTCATGCctttttgaaccaatgttgtcaGTCAGCTATATGGTCtagtctttatcagcaatcaggtctgcgctgaactcagagtttatgatgatccattatttctttaaattttatatattgtattttgaattactccatccagggtgtatcctgccttgatgcccgatgacgccgggacccgagaagttcggataagcggtagaaaatgagtgagtgagtgagtgagtgagtgagtgagtgagtgagtatttgaaatttaaagttaatattttttcattaattttaaactttaattgtatatactgtatttatttattaatttttttatttattttatttcttcttcttcttcttcttcttcttcttcttcttattattattattattattattattattattattattattatatatttctttcttttctctctcttttgtttccatacaatgggaattgttaaaagcactatacaaatcaaatgaattgaattgaattgaattaagaaCTGGACATGCTCATTATATGTTCAAGAGATTGACATTTTTATGACACTGAAGACACGGCTATGAGTCCAAAAGAGTCATAGTGGCTGTACTGTCTGGGTGGTAAGGATCCCATCAATCACAGTGCCAATAGACAGTCATAGTAATCTAGAAGCTCATGTATGTGAAAGGGGACAGATATGGTTTTGCTTTGAATGGCTTATGCTTATTACTCTTCACATAAGATCACCCCAGGTCCTCCAGTACCTCTAAGGGCGTGTATGAATATAAGAATTATAGTCAGCTTGAGTCCTGCTCAAAGGCAAGGTGAGAGTTAGGGGAAAGACAAGTAGAATCTAAAGAATCTGGATAAGATCAGGCAGTATTTTCAGGTCCAAGTCACTGGGAATAGACTGCCATGTTCACCAGACTTGGATTGAACTTCAGTATAATGAAGACTGCCAGCTCAGTGTTGAATCTTAAGAGGCTTCTGACTGGAACCAGATGTAGCAAGCGAGACTGAAAAGGCCAGGTGGTCTCTGTGAAATGTAAACGCTTGCTCATAAAGGCATATATGCCATTGTCATTTGTGCCAAGAGATGGTCTCAAACTCGCCCTATAAATATTTCCCCTTAGCTAAGCTGAATGACAGCAAAGGCAAAGAAAATGTCTGTGCTGTGATGAAGCTGGAGAGAACTACACTATATGGCccaaggtttgtggacacccgACCATCACATTCAtgtgtgcttgttgaacattcCTTTCAAAAGTTGGTACCCTTTTTGCTGCTACTGTAAAACAGACCACTTTTTGAAAGGATTTTAACTAGAGTTATGCATGTGAATTTCCCATTCAGCCTCAAAAGTATTAGTAAAGATGGGCACTGAACCACACATTTTCAGTTCCAATTCAAAACATAGGTGTTtattggggttgaggtcagcGCCCTAGGCAGAATCTATCAAACCAACCTTGGCAAATCGTGTCTTCATGGGGTCATTTGAGGCAGCATTTTTTAGGAGGATATGGgcccacatatgggtgtgatggttagGTGTCTATAAATGTTTAGAATTGTAGGTATGCTAAAAGAAAATATGGCATTTGACTGCCTGAAAACATGTGGGTGCTAAACTTTGTCATGCATGTAGCACAATAATCCAAATTCCATGAGGTTGATGCAGCATGATCAGATTGTCCTCACAAAGATCTAAATTTAAGAATGTGTTGGAACCAGTGGTCAGCTCCGCTGCCAGTGGACAATGGACACCTAGGCCTTTATCACAACGCAAtataaaaacagcaataaacCTCTCAAGTTCCCATATATTTTTCCCAAGTAGTTCTTGCAgttttctaaatgttttggcAGTGCAGCACTGTGTAAGTGTTCCCCTCCTCAAAAGTAGTACAAATCCCTTTTCAATGTATAAAGTTAACTATGAATGATGTAGAATTCTAGACATTTCCCCTCTTTACCAAGCAATATGCATCCCAGAACACTAATATCGAATATTATCCAACATCTTCTCTTTACCTCAGAACTGGCTATTAGGAATGCAAAGGTGGGTAGTGTAGAGAGCAGCACATAAGCCAGAGCAACAGGTCTcctaaagagaaagaaaattctAGTTCAGTTTAATGACTAAACAGTAGGAATTATGTCTGTTTAtgcatgtgctgtgtgtgacaTTTTGATTCAGTGACAAATATATaatactaaaacaaacaaattataactaaatatatatctaaattaaataatctgatattattattattataatagttgttgttactactactactactactactactactactactactactactactactactactaataataataataataataataataataataataataaatcagccAAACTACACAACTTTAGAAAAGTCTAAACACTTACATGGCATagttatgatttaaaaaattttcCCATATTTGTCAGACAATGATTGAGAACAAAGTACACAAAAATCAatgagctttctctctctttctctcaccacTTCTTTCTCCCAACCAGGGCTTTCTTCTTCATGAACACCATGTACTTAATTGGCAGCCACACCAAAAGTGCCACGGTTGTCAGATAGGCAATAGACGAAGAAATGATCAACCAGTAAGCCATGCTAGAGTTTCCACCAGAGGGCTGCATCTGCCGCTTGGCCTGTGCTAGGATGAAGGCAAAGCGCTGCATCACAATGAAAAATGGTACACAGAAGGCAGCAAACTGCAGTACTTCACAAATGGCAAACTTAATTCTGCTCCCTGAACCCATAATACAGAGAAGATTGACAAAAAATGTAACGGAAAAGGAAAGGGAGAAAAGGGAAAAGGTACTATAGGATGAACATCCCTATGAAACGAGTGCACTGTGACTGAGTGCCAGCATGTTCCACAAACACATACTAATGCTAGACCACTGCTTACTCTGCACTCACTATTGTTTTAGATCACCAGGCAAGATAtgcatacacgcacgcacacacacacacacacacacacacacacacacacacacacacacacacacacagagagagagagagagagagagagagagagagagagagagagagagagagagagagaaagagagagtaaacTGGGTGTAaacaaacatactgtaggtaTGACTACTAGTtttaacacagaaacacacttgaACACATACacgtaagcacacacacacacacacacacacacacacacacacacacacacacacacacacacacacacacacacacacacacacacacacacacacacacattagcactACCACATCGGTCCATTCAATTATATTCTTGTcaataatgtttatgtttaaataaatgaaatttataCATAACAGGATCTTAAGCTACTTTTGTCAATCTAAACATCTTCACATCTGATTGTTCTGTTTCACTTTTCActtctgttttttgttctgtttcacTTTTCGACTACGATCATTAATCGAATGATAGTTTCAGGGCATGTGCAGATTTTCACATAGTCTTTGTGCTCTTGTCGTATAGCTCCATCGTGTGGTCATTGATGGTATGATCTCAAACTACCATGCTTAGCCTttcaataaagctctttcttttGTAGGATTTAAGAGTTGTGTATTTATAGCTTAGTTGTGTGTATGAGGATGCTTTGAAGGGgtctgtacatttttattgagTGTTTAATATTTAGAAATTAAGATTGGGGTTGTTTTATAAGACCCCTGAGTTATATAAGTTTAAAACTTTTCATCATGATAGTTGTAGcttgtatgtatacagtatgggCATATGTAGCAAGATCAAGATTATGTGGGCTGAACTATATATGGTGGTGTCTTTGCTTAACTCTGATTTCTACTGGGTGTCTGGTAGAGGCTAATTATAGAAACTACAGTGAAGTACTTTCTCAGACACCGCCTCTGGCCTACAAATGCTTATCAGCTTACACAGCCAATCACATTTGCCAGCTAGTGCAAAGAAAATGCTCCTTGTAAGTTCATTTGTCTGAAACCACAAATAATTACAACCAAGCCTGATCCACACAGTTCATGCAACATACATGCCTTAGTTATATGATGCAGAAAAAAATCTTGTCCCTAATATGATAAGCCAATACAGAACTGCAATGCCTTTTCATGAGCTCATGAGCAAAGGGATCTATTCAATAGTTGTTGAGTCAATGGTTTGTGGTTCTCAGCTGTGCTCTAGCCTAACagttgactttaaaaaaaaaaagtatgcacTAGTGTGACCTACTGACCCCACTTTTATGCATGCTGGGAAAAGTAGTTTTAATAGATCAGTGCTTCAGTTTACTGTAGTGgccttgttttcttttcaaatatttttttattttcaaacattGTCTTGTTTACTGATATCTCAGTCGTTAAAGGTTTGTAATCAATTTCGCATTTTAACATAGtaagtttattttattggaATGGAGAGACACGGACACGCCCCTTCTTCGATGACTGACAGCTGCGCTCGTGCACCGTTCTTGTCTGTGACTCGGTGTCGGTCTCGCGCCCCGGTGCCATGGCGTCCGGAGAGGAGGACGGAGCGCTCGaggaaaaggaaacaaacaacaaaaagcgGACGAAGAGCATTATTGCCACAGCATGGCTCATGTTCTACAATATCGCCATGACGGCCGGGTATGTGAGGACTGAAACTGTTACATTTACCTATAAAGCCTGTTCGGTGCAGACCGCTCCACTCACAGCTCGCGTTGCTGTTTATAGTTTCCGAACTCTGTAACCGTTTATGGTCAACCTTAATGACCCACAGAGAGACGTGAACTGAGACAGAACGGGTCGCAAGGCTGTCATTCAGATGCGTTTGACTTTGTCGAATAAGCAGTGTGAGAGAATAAACCGGGGTTTTCATTGGGGCCGTCGGAGCGCTGCTGTCTTGCCAAATACGGTGTCCGGTGCTGCGCGAGCGTCGGTGCAGCGCGGGCGATAAGTTTAGCCGCACGCTGACACCGGAGCTTCACTCAGTACTAACGCCTATATGCATTAAATACTCACTGTGTATACctggtgctctctctctctctctctctctctctctctctctctccctctccctcactctccttCTCACTAtaactctcattctctctctcggtctctctctctctctctctctctctctctctctctctcacacacacactctctctccctctccctctctcgcctTCTCTctaaccctctctctctctctctctctctctctccctctccctcactctccttCTCACTAtaactctcattctctctcagtctctctctctctaactctctctctctctctctcactctctctccttctccctctccctctctcgccttctctctatccttctctctcgccttctccctctctctctcgccttctccctctctctctctcgccttctccctctctctctctctctcgccttctccctctctctctctcgccttctccctctctctctcgccttctccctctctctctcgccttctctctatccttctctctctctctctctctctctctctctctctttaaaaaaaaatcagtaataaATGATATATTGATTATTCAGTAGCAATTTTCAtgatgagtaaaaaaaatctagaattTAGTTATTTAGGAAAGATTAAGGTCTTAGATTTACTCTTACTGGTTTACATCTAACCATTAGTGTGTCAGTATGTGGTTCCTGCTCAAAGTTGTAAGCACACTGTTGACTAGAATGCTTCTGTATGCCAAAGCTCCCAAAGTGCACAAAATGAGGTCCATGAAAACATGGTTTGCTTGAGTGACCTTCACAAAGCCCTGATCTTAACCCAACTGGACATCTTTAGGATAAACTGTAACACTTACACATGCtctaaaatctagtggaaagcctttccaGAAGGGTGGACATTATTATAGTAGCAAAATGGGACAAAATCTGGAATGGAATGTTCAAAAACACAAAGGAGTGTCATGGTTAAGGTTTGACTGACTTTTTGGCTCTTTAGTGTATATAACAAGATAAAAGCTGCAGGGACTATGAATAAGATGATATAatttaatctaaaaaataaaaggaagatttaCTGTAAAAATATTCCAGGGTTTAGGTGGGGTGTAAGAAGAATACCTTCCGTTGGTTTGAATGTAATTGAACCATAGGATCAATAGCAGGAAGCCTAAGCTGAAGTAAATAGTCAGATGGGATACACTGCTTCAGGACATTCAAGACATGCTGGAGCTAAACTGTTTAGGGCTTTAAACCTAATAATGTAGACTCTTATTTGTTTATGTGAGCTGAGGTTGGAAATCGTTTGATAATGTCTCATGTGGTTACTTATGATAGAATATTAAGCTATAGGAAACagttaaaaatgacaaatcagtttaaaaataataattaattaggTGTTAAGGGGCTTAGCAGTTATCTAagggttttttattttcattctggGTTCCATCCCAGTACAGAGACATGCATTgcaggctgattggcatctctaaattgtctgtagcatgtgcgtgtgtgtgtctgtgtgcgtgtctgtgtgcgtgtgtctgtgtgcgtgtgcgtgtgtgtttgtgtgcatgtgtgtgtgtttgtgtgtgtgtgtgtgtgtgtgtgtgtggtttaaaatGCTGTTCTTGATGTTAAACTGTAACATTATGAATTTTTCGCCACAATTAGTTCAGTCAAATGCAATCTTGTGAGCAACCTTGGATTTATTATAATCTAAATCTTAATCCCAGTGGAAGAACATAGTGAAATATCATTTAGAGCATACACAGTTTATTTTAGAATGTTACGGATAGCTTTATAATAAGACTGCTTTAATGTGTAATATAGGGGAGTCATGAATATCGATACATCTGCAGAGATTATGTTTTATTAagattattacatttaatgtatGCTCTCTAGGTGGCTAGTTCTGGCTGTTGCAATGACTCGCTTCTATCTCCAGAAAGGCACGCATAAGGGCTTGTATAGAAGTATAGCACGGATACTTAAGTTTTTCCAGACCTTTGCTCTTCTGGAGGTAAGTGTCACtgtcctcattctctctgtctttctctctgtctgtctttcttttattctttctttctttcttttcacaaACTATCAGTTGATCATTGTAGTACGAtggctgagaagtgcaaaacacattaacaaatccgaaaacaaattaacacatccgaaaacacatcaacaaatccgaaaacacattaacaaatccaaatcaGACAACCCGCAAACGGTAGGTATCATTTGtaaatggaaacttaccgatatacaggtatggaatcttatgtgtaatgtgtaaagttctctgtttaaatataagaaaataacaaaattattccacagtaatccatccatatatccattccaacttttccctgcggcagactgttgaacttcatgtataccttgagtgacaggtgtcttgtccaatgatcggtaagtgttccaatcacaacctataccaacctcttccgggttgtctgaattgtcgttgtgttttcggatttgttaatgtgtttttggatttgttaacccggaaaaggtaggtatagtttgtgaatggaaacttactgaTCATTGTACAAcagacctgtcattcaagatatacaggtgaatgaccgGTGTCTTGTctgatgatcggtaagtttccattcgcaaactatacctaccgtttctgggttgtctgaattgtcgtgttttcggatttgttaatgtgttttcggatctgttaatttgttttcggatttgttaatgtgttttgcacttctcggccaccgtactgTAGTCTTCTAGGGACAGAAATGTCCACTAGAATCGTTGTCCTTCATCTAGCCGTGTTTGTTTCGCTCGACTTTAAGTTTTTGTTTCACACTATCGTTTCCTTCTCTGTCTTGTTTCAATCCTATATGTCAGGTTGGGCACTGTGCAATTGGTATGTAATTtccaaaaaaacacaagcattttaatatttattatgcgGTTGTCAAGGAGTAGATAGTTATATGTCTTCGTGTTTTGCAGGAATTGTACGGACATCTGTGATCGTAACTGGGGTCCAAGTATCCTCTCGAATATTTATGGTTTGGTTCATCGCACATAGTATCAGACAGGTAAGGCAATGTACAACTAAACTAAAAGATCTGTGTATGAAAGTGAAATTTACCACAGGTAAAGAAACACGTTTTCAAGATTATGCAGTAATAAATGTACAAAGCTTGACAGTGGTGCTCCACTTTTGACTAGCTATTAGTTTAGTAGTAGCAGTAAGCAATGTAGTAACATCGTTATTATCAATGCATTACACACTGTTGTCATGTTCTTTGCCAGCAGATCTGTACAAATTTTTATCTTGGCTATTTAATTACATAGCATATCCAGGCAAGTTTTGATGACACAGTACATTCAATAAAAATACTTGAATGCTTTGTTGTTGAAACAAATCGCCCCAGCAAATTGTGGTTAAAATTTTTCAGGACCAAATATTAATTCAGACAAGATGTTGCAAACAAGGCTTTTACTGTATACAACACGGCCTAATGATATACCTAGAAATGAAATACAATCAAACGACACTATAATTTGCTACTGCATGTTATTCAGAGAGGGAATCGTTACTTACTACtgctatttaatttttttgcttttttttaggTTCAGAATCAAGAGAGTGTGATCTTGTTTTTGCTGGTGTGGACAGTCACTGAGATTACACGCTACTCCTTCTACACTTTCAGTTTGCTTAATCATCTGCCTTACTTCATCAAATGGGCCaggtacacacactatacatgtTAAGTAAGCTCAATGTagatatttttgttcatttcagaTCTTTAAACAGagtactatatatataatatatatatatatatatatatatatatatatatatatatatatatatatatatatatatatatgtatatatatatatatacacatatgtatatatatatatatatatatatatatatatatatatatatagacctcATGTTCAGCTGCCCCTGTTTTTAAGAGTGACTGTTTTGGGCACTGGTATGCCTGTCCACTATTAGCATCTATTCACTACATGCATACAAGGTTTTGTCCTTATACCCAAGACCGTATTTACTCACCTTGTGCCACAAAGTATGCCACAAACTCTTTAACGTATACAACCTAAAAATAGAGAGCTATAGTTAGCATGCACTACCACTACCAACTATCTAAAAATCTAATGGTGCAGTCGGATTATCGAGTTTCAGTTTAAAACCAGACTGTTTAATAACAATACACAGgactctcaagttttgaagacaggcaagcgtgacatctccccccctataaataaataaataatgtgggAGTTATTgggtttggtaaggatcactgaccgcaatttaaccaaatacaaagtatttgttgaatttccatttattaatttgtgtgtgtgtgtaagagagagagagagagagagagagagattatgactggtgttgtttattgtaagtgtttgttgcctttttataagtgtttcttttcttttatcatttgtaatgttgctcccatttaaaacagttcagctcaagctcagtcatttttagggtcatgattgaggacaatgtcccatccagagacaagctgttttgttttgaggttttgttcaaaccgaccattgaaaataccctctctaatgattttttttttcactggttgttgcgttaaatcttacccagatacaatagtgctattttctgactAGCTATTGTGtagcgtcttttttttttgattggctgataagtgtcaggcttgactaagaattccaggggagacgcgcttgattcctgcccggttccatagagacagcggtgtggacagatacattttgggcactgaggcatattaaatatatgataattagttaaaaggtttttctgcgtgatacgatgtgtggtgggagagcgtgacaaaagaccgaaatgagtgactgtcactttcaatgcgtgacacttgaaaGCCCTTCAATACGTTGTTTAATCTGTGCATTGCAGCACTTAGTGCTGATCATTATACTACTGTACTTTATTTACTGGCTTTAGATTTCATTACACATTATGGCACAGAATCTGTTCTTCAGTGTAGCTCTCTGTCTGAATGAtggatatgatttttttttatttccagtgCAGTAAGAAATAGCTGTAGGTTAAAATCTTTGCACATTCAAGATCAAGAAAGATGGAAGGTGGAAGATTTGTTCTGAATGTGATCTGACTAAAATCTCTATTACTATCTCTGATTTTCAGATATAATATGTTCATCATCATGTATCCTTTGGGTGTGATCGGTGAACTGATGACCATATACGCTGCTCTGCCATACGTTCGGAAAGCGGGCATGTACTCTTTAAGGCTCCCAAACAAATACAACGTCTCCTTCGACTATTACTACTTCCTCATCATTGTAATGCTCTCCTACATCCCATGTAAGAATCCTTCACCCATGCACAGTCATACTGCTGTGGCTAGTAATTCGATTGAAATTATAAAAGCTAACAACGGAGCTTTAgttgttgaaaaaaaatcttggaatttgtgtgattttgtgttatttatatgCCTCTTAATTTATCAGTTAAAGTAACTGATCTAGCTTTATCAAGCATCAACATTCTACCATCACAATGTTTAAGTCACAACATTGTCTCAATATGTTTTTTGACTGAAAAGATGTATGATTAGCCAATTTGGTATGCTAGTATATTTATGCTAGATATATGTAGACTGCAACATTGCTTGGATTGTGGAGTGCAAAAGTCAAACTAACGTGGTTTAGAAACCCGGACATCATCTGGATTTGGTTACTAAGCTTTTAAAGTCCTACACACAGAATTTAACCACACTCTTAAACGGGGTATTGTAAAGTTTCGGGGTTTCTATTTTGGAGCCAGACAGCTGACTATTTGCTTGAAGCACTAAATTGTaaaatgctaaatatttatttaatgcttaGTTTTAGGCCTAGATGTCCATCCAATCTATTTCAGATTCACAAGACGTTTGTgattgttcttttattttatattcacataCTCACTGCTtttcttatgattttttttgttatcttaaTGCTTATCAATtcattctctttgttttagtGTTTCCCCAgttgtatttccacatgctGCGTCAGAGGAGAAAGGTGCTTCATGGGGAGGTGATAGTAGAGAAGGACGAGTAGGAAAACATACTGTAGCATACCGTACCAAC
Encoded proteins:
- the hacd1 gene encoding very-long-chain (3R)-3-hydroxyacyl-CoA dehydratase 1, coding for MASGEEDGALEEKETNNKKRTKSIIATAWLMFYNIAMTAGWLVLAVAMTRFYLQKGTHKGLYRSIARILKFFQTFALLEVGHCAIGIVRTSVIVTGVQVSSRIFMVWFIAHSIRQVQNQESVILFLLVWTVTEITRYSFYTFSLLNHLPYFIKWARYNMFIIMYPLGVIGELMTIYAALPYVRKAGMYSLRLPNKYNVSFDYYYFLIIVMLSYIPLFPQLYFHMLRQRRKVLHGEVIVEKDE